In Flavobacterium sp., a single window of DNA contains:
- a CDS encoding RagB/SusD family nutrient uptake outer membrane protein yields MKTKTFFSIKTLTLFSFIFLLNSCTDLDEVFLDEIPGNSVSDPAGSLAAAYDRLGDGTFTDHGAVFAMQEYTTDEAILPTRGSDWGDGGKWRDMHEFTWSSSNAIIVSNWDLLTNGITRSLTAIQSAEQSTIPEKQLFLAEAKALLAYYTYTTLDLYGQAPYRDPMDSKAPLQILKADTQIDQLIKDVEAILPDLADIGSQRTYHGRFTKQAGYAFLATMYLNRATFKDRYNASSNFNFNEPAVSGTGTDMDRVIYYTSLLIDSGKFSLESDFFKNFARDNNNGKELIFAISQKIDYIRNGSNSFAYVCMERNQRTSALNRGTNAACTTPEFYASWDGNHDDPRFEQHYQYADGTWFMNDGTDVSVPATDIVPKSSPAQPWFHFNRGIQAGLQYGPILLPSGSLEMVGNRIKVSPLYMEKSTATRMNFTPSLTFADPTKSVFAQNEINQGARVFKYEFDPEGGNGNSNVDIPLFRLGGMYAMRAEALFRKGNVGPAMDDLNKLRTSRKRESLYGNAPGKALTSLDAAQLYKELGFELYWELQRRPESIRFGKFDLAGTAKAATLPFRRYFPIPQTVIDQKFFKQNQGYN; encoded by the coding sequence ATGAAGACAAAGACATTTTTTAGCATAAAAACTTTAACATTATTCTCTTTCATTTTTCTTCTAAACAGCTGTACAGATTTAGATGAAGTTTTTTTGGATGAAATACCAGGAAATAGCGTTTCAGACCCTGCAGGTTCTCTTGCAGCTGCTTACGACAGACTTGGAGACGGAACTTTTACAGATCACGGAGCAGTTTTTGCCATGCAGGAATATACTACAGATGAAGCTATTTTACCAACTCGCGGAAGTGACTGGGGAGACGGTGGAAAATGGAGAGATATGCATGAATTTACATGGAGTTCAAGCAATGCTATCATAGTAAGCAACTGGGATTTATTAACAAACGGTATTACACGTAGTTTAACAGCTATTCAGTCAGCAGAGCAAAGTACGATTCCTGAAAAACAATTGTTTCTTGCAGAAGCAAAAGCGCTTTTAGCTTATTATACGTACACAACTTTAGATTTATACGGACAAGCTCCTTACAGAGATCCAATGGATTCTAAAGCTCCTTTGCAAATTTTAAAAGCAGATACTCAAATTGATCAGTTAATTAAAGATGTGGAAGCTATATTGCCTGATTTGGCTGATATTGGTTCTCAAAGAACGTATCACGGAAGATTCACTAAACAAGCAGGTTATGCTTTTTTAGCTACCATGTATTTGAATCGTGCGACATTTAAAGACCGTTACAATGCTTCATCAAATTTCAATTTTAATGAACCAGCGGTATCAGGCACAGGAACAGATATGGATCGCGTTATCTATTATACTTCATTATTGATTGATTCCGGGAAATTTAGTTTAGAAAGCGATTTCTTTAAAAACTTTGCAAGAGATAATAACAACGGAAAAGAATTAATTTTCGCCATTTCTCAAAAAATAGATTACATCAGAAACGGATCTAACAGTTTTGCTTATGTATGTATGGAGCGTAACCAGAGAACTTCTGCTTTAAACAGAGGGACAAATGCAGCATGTACAACTCCTGAATTTTACGCAAGCTGGGACGGAAACCACGATGATCCAAGATTTGAACAGCATTATCAATATGCTGATGGTACATGGTTTATGAATGATGGTACAGACGTAAGTGTTCCTGCAACAGATATCGTTCCTAAAAGCAGCCCGGCACAACCATGGTTCCATTTTAACAGAGGAATTCAGGCTGGACTTCAGTACGGACCTATATTGTTACCGTCTGGATCTCTTGAAATGGTAGGAAACCGTATTAAAGTTTCTCCATTATATATGGAAAAAAGTACAGCAACAAGAATGAATTTCACACCATCATTAACGTTTGCAGATCCTACAAAATCTGTTTTTGCTCAAAACGAAATCAATCAGGGAGCTCGTGTATTTAAATATGAGTTTGATCCGGAAGGAGGAAATGGAAACAGTAATGTTGATATTCCATTATTCCGTTTAGGAGGAATGTACGCTATGAGAGCAGAGGCACTTTTCAGAAAAGGAAACGTAGGTCCGGCAATGGATGATTTAAATAAATTACGTACCAGCAGAAAAAGAGAATCTTTATATGGAAATGCTCCGGGAAAAGCACTTACTTCATTAGATGCAGCGCAATTATATAAAGAATTAGGTTTCGAATTATATTGGGAATTACAAAGAAGACCAGAAAGCATTCGTTTCGGAAAATTTGATTTAGCCGGAACTGCAAAAGCAGCCACTCTGCCGTTCAGAAGATA